The nucleotide sequence TTCTATTCTATTATTTTGAATCACAAAGTATAATTCTCTTGGTCgcaaaataataaattcCGACTCAACCAGAAAACcacattttcatcaaacaaacaCCTAAAGCAATgacatcaatttcaaagccAACACACTTGATAAAAATAATGTCACCTGAGTGATAAGTTGACTAGCTAGAACAGTTTAAACCAGAAGGTAGTACGATTGTGTTTTCGACTATGATGAATCCCTCTGATATAGCGAGTGGAAACTTACAgcattacacaaacaccAACAGCTCTGATGAATGGGAGCAACAACTGATAGGTGAACACAATAACGACAATTCCACACATCTACCGTTTGCATTTCAAGCACAATCTTTCAATAACACACAAGGCTTGTTGGAGACATTGGACGAAGCAGTACCCACTGTAGTACCTACAAGCTTCCCAACTTCGACAACGCCAGGGAACCACTTCCAACCTCAAATACAACCTACACCTCAGCTACCGAGCCAAATGTATCTGGAGGCAGTGCCGGcaaacaatcaaagaagaagctCTTCAACCAATCCCTCAGCTCAACTTAATTTATATTTGACGACCTCCAATCATAAACATCAACGACGGTCTTCCACACattcatcaccaaagcCTAAACGAACTAGAAAAAACAGACCGGGTAAAAGATTCGGTGCTAAGAAGCGGTCTTGGGTATGGCCCTGGTTCAAACAGGATGCcagaaattcaaatattgcTGTTTGTAATAGTTGTATGCGAGCTATTGTGCGTGTACCATCTGATAAAGGGTCACCGAAAAAGTTAGTTGAGCATTTAAGAACCCATGGTATTACTGCTGGGTCAAGAAAAAGTTCTGCTGGGAAACGTGCAAATAGGGACCACAACCAACAATATTCAGGAGATCGACTGACAGGACAGGATAATACGAGCTACACGGATCAACCCTATAATTTCGAAAGACAGGCGCCACCGATTGGAAGGACCGATAATTTTGACAACGCATTAGCGGGTCAACATATTCCTCCCCTTCGAAGCAATCAGTCTCGAATAAGGCTTTTCCAGCATCATTTGTTGTCGTTCCTTATCGTGAATAGACTACCAATTAATGTTATCAGATCCAGGGaattttatcaagttgTACAGGACTTAAGGTCAGAAGCAGTACATGAACTACAAGAAGTGTTATATTTGTACGATTCCATAATTCAAGTGAGCCAGTTTGGTCCCGACACTCAAGCATTCGCGACTACTGAAGAGAATGCAACAATGGCATTACTAGCTGGTTTCCTACAAAGATAGTAGTATGAACAGATGTATTGGATATTTGATCTATATAGAAAGTTCTTGCATGTTGTCCATCATACCATCCAAGCTTTGCTGATTTTGTCCTTGTAACCCAAAACTGCCTACAATGGGAGTTTCTCCTCTACCATACAACAcatttggtgttgatcTCTCCTGTACCGATGATGCCCCAAGAGTAGGTGTTATATTCACAGATTGGTCTTGATAATTGGGAGGACTCAACGTCCTTACATCCTCATATGTTGGTGGAACTTCATCATCCCATGCAATTCCAAGCCCTGATCTTTCAGTAATGGGAAGTTTGAATTGCATTCTCAACACACGTGCCGCTCCAGTTGGAACGCCCgtcaattgattgttttttACCGCAGTGTTTGAGGCGGTAGGCGCCAAGTTGGGTGATTGGTTGGAAGGAGCCGAACTCGAGGATGATCTTCTTCTGAGATTGACGGAGTCTCTGCTACTTGTTGGGTGAAGATTATTTGGATTCCTACGGTCAACGTGGTGAACCAATtcttcagcaacaacaacttcaacaatcaatgtATGTGTAACAAAGACTCCCAATGTCGGATCATCGATATCACAAGATATGTTGGCCCCATTCTTGAAGTCATTATCGGCTAGAACCTTGTCATCAGTGCTAACTTTGGTGATGTGATTATTTGAACCGGTGGATAATCTATTAGCAGAAACATTGGCCACCATTTCAATTCGTCCTCTACCGGAAAAGTCAGATTTCCAACCAGACTTGAACTCGCCATAATTTATTGTTCTAGTTTCTTCCATGTAAAGATGTTTTTCCGCGTCAGTTGGACGGTTCGATTGTTGAGGTGTAAGTGCACTACCGGCACTATTCTCTACTGGACCAACATTTGCTGATGCATCTCCAAAGTCTTCAAGAAAACTTTGATGAACATTTGAAGGTGCCGTTCGCACCGTCTCCTCAATATCATGAGttccatcatcaatggGAACACTATCAGGCAATCCATTTTCTAACAACACTGGCtcatttgaagattgtGTAGATGGACTATAAATGAATGCCACATTTGTTTGAACAGTACTGTGATGCATTCCTGACGgcttttcaatcttttgtgGTGATTTCTTGTACAGTTTTTCAAGTGAGTCAAGTTTTCCTGCATGCTTTTGACATACATGAGCTTTGACTTTGATATTTTCCTCTATTCTCCACACCAATTTTCTCATTCTCCATCTCCTTTGCTGTGAAGCACTCACTAAATTGTCCAACTTAAGCTCAATTGGGAAAGTCGACTTCGGATATACAACATTTGGTAATACGGCGCTTGCAGTAACTTCAGTAGGAGGGAAAACTCGCAAGGAATTTCGGTCTGGTCCTCTTAAAGTCAGTCGTGATATGTTTATAGGAAGTACTAGTCTTTTATCTTGCACCGTATCGGTAGCTACGACTTCCGCAATTAAGTCATATTTTATAAAAGAGTGTGAGCTGGACGATCCTAATTTTGAAGTCGGAGGTAGGGATCCTGGCAATAAATGTGAAAATGGATAGGCGTGGTTGCCTGGAGCGAACTTGAAATGTGAGGTTAAAACATCCCAACGGGCCAATTCTTCTGTCTTGTTAGTACATTCTTCACAATTAGCTATCGTCGATGAGTTTGGAATGAGAAATGGTTTCGTATATCTCATAGTTTGTCTCAATGTAAGCGTGACTCGTTCCAATTCAATCTCACTTGTTGTTATCAACCTTAGTAGCCCAGATATGATGAAACCGGTAGACTCCGAGGGACTACCATATAATATAATCGGAGGTGACTCAAGTGCTATAGACAAGGTATATGCAGGTGAGGTACTGGGAAAGCTCAGTGATTTGGCACTGCGACCAGTATTTGTCCTTGTAGGtgctattgatgatgagtaGGATGCAGCCGAATTCATTGGAGATAATGCTGATGACGACCTGCGTGACGATGTGGGGGTTAACTTCCGCGAGTGAGAAGAAGtcaacagcagcagcagccGCTCCGAGCTATTGTTAAATACTTTTGACAATAACGTCATAGTTTTTATGTGGTGTACAGTATTTGAACTAGGTTTCCTATGATTCCGTTGTAGGAAAGTCCCGTTATAAATTTAATGACCGTGGATTGATTTTGCGAAATTATAAGGGTTCTCGTATTAgctgtttttgttttagCGGGGTTCTTGAATGCCTCTGATGCAACAAAGGAGCTATGcttgttcttcttttatGCTGTAGGTTTTCGCTTTCACGGCTCTTTTCGTTGCTGAAATCAGCTTATTATAATTCccaacaataataaagagaaaaattcaaatcctgtattttttttttttttattattgCAAATATCCACAGTAATATCTtacaagttgcaaaatagttttgaaaattactAAGGCAATTGGCCCAGTGAATCTAGGACTTAAGTATGTGAACTTATGTAGCGTGGTTACTATCTGGTGAAAGGTATAGGGGATATTGGTTCTAGAGCATTAAGCACTAAAACTGTGGCTGCAATGATTTGGCGCGCGGTTCCTAATACCAACCACAGCGAGATTCTTACAATTCTACTTCTGTTTTCCTTCAAAGTTAATTACATCTTTTAGGGGTAAAAATCTTAGATCCTGTGGTTAACTAAGTGTTGTCTGACGGGGATTCGCTCGAGGACTGCATCCATATGGACAGTACCACTTAATGAAGATGGCAACACCGGTGCTaccatcttctttttgttttcacCGTTGTAAACACAGACCGAAAGAAAATCAGGGCACATCACATTAGCTATTAATCTTACCCTCAACCGACCCATGAGTAAACAATACTTGGTGGTGGATAATGGAGCATACAAAATCAAGGCTGGTTTCAACTCCGCTGATAATCCAACACCTACAAAAGTTTTAAATGCAATAACGAGAACAAGGGATGGAGTTATTCATATTGGGAACCAGTTCAAGACCCATTCCAAAGATTATTCCGGGATGCAGATAAAGCGGCCATTTGAACAGGGAAATCTAACATCTTGGGAAACAGAAAAACCGATTTGGGACTACACGCTAGATCAAATGCTGAAGACGGAAATTGATCCATCGAATGTACATTTAACTTTAACTGAAACACCCTTTCAATTGCCGCAATTGTCTTCCAATACAGATCAAATAGTGTTTGAGGAATATGAGTTTGGCGAGTATTTTCGATGTATTCCTGCTTCACTAGTACCATTCGGTGTCGATGAGTCAGTTATAAGTTCAGACTTTACTTTAGTCATTGATTCAGGATTCAATGCTACTTGGATTGTTCCAGTCATTTATAAAAAGGTACACTGGGAAGGAGTACGAAAACTACCAATTGGAGGGAGCTTACTCAATGGGATGCTACGTGAAGTCATTTCCTTCAGACATTATGATATGTCAGATGATCCTATATTAATAAACACAATCAAAGAATCCACCTGCTTTCTTgctaaaaatttcaatgaagtGCTAAAGAACAAACAACAGTACAAGTGTGAATTTGTACTACCAGATTTCAAGACAACCACGACGGGGTTTGTCAAGACCAGAGAGACTAAAGTTGCCCCTGACGCCCAGTTGTTGACCTTGTACGACGAGAGGTTTACTATTCCTGAATCTTTTTATCATCCTGAAATCATGTTTGATCTCAATGAGGCCACTGCGTCAAGCTCGGTGTTGCAGTCAGCACcaatcaaaaacttgacTGATTTAGTGGTGTCGAGTATTATAGCATGTCCAGAAATCACAAGACCGTTGCTACTGGCGAACATATGCCTATCTGGAGGAACAACAAATCTTCTCAACTTTAAGGCACGATTGGAAACCGAATTGACGAAAGAATTACCCCAAAGGTGGCACGTGAGAGTTCATGACGATTACCAAGGCATACCGAAAGACGAATTGAGTTGGTATGGCGGTATCAATTTAAGCAACGATGATGTCCTCGAAAAGATTAGCATATCCAAAAAAGAGTATTTTGAGCATGGAAGTAATTGGTGTCAAAAGCAGTTTGGTTTTAAAAATGTGTGAACTATGTCCAGTTTTGTCTATTTAATTCATAACTTCTATCAAATGATTATATGTGAGGTATCTACTTAGCATCAACCACCCGTACCTAAACCACACCATTTGACTGAAATGCCCATACCCCATAGCTGCATAACTACAGGCAAGCATGTTCAAATCGGAATatattttgattgatgttgaacTATTTTTTGGTTCGAAAAAGCTAACGGTAATGTTGACCGGTACGAACCTCTGTATGAGTGTAGAGACATAACCAACAAATAGTTCGATGTTTGTCAAAAATGTAAAACTGTACTTTTCCCAAAATCCTAAACTCTTTAGCTTGTACAATTTGACATTGTCCTTGATTGAGTTGTTGCGAAATGCCCTTGCACCGTGGTATAACGAGATATGATTTGGGTGGTTGGAGACTCCCAACTCATCAAACGTGATCAATACCTGCTTTGAtttacttttcaaatcgaTGTATTGTTTCAATGAATCGTGGACATCGTTTACTGGCCACGACTCATCCATCCCATCTTTGTAATTCAACACCGTGACGtcttcttcaccaattcCTAGTATACCGGCCGATTTGTACAACTCCCTGACACGGATGGGTCCCATTGACTCATCAACGGCATCTCCTTTAGAAAAACACAATAGTTTAACcgtgttgttgtattttgGCTTTGACAATTCCAATATTGTAGGAGAAAAGAACATAACTTCGTCATCAGGATGCCCAATTATGTAATATACAGTGGATTCtgtaattgatgatattgatttgggaaatgttattgaattttgcGGATATTGGTCACTTAAGAATCGATTAGTCTTGACTTGAATATTTGTGTAGTTGATCAATACTTGTGGAATTGAGGTGGTTAATATGATCCAAGTTACAAATGTTGCTAGTAAGAACTGCGCAATTAGAGTCGGTAGTTTGAGCAACATGGCCATTCAATTGCCTTTTCCTTAGTGAGATGTAGTGATGAGCGTatagttgaagaagatgaatcaTGCGTGTTATTTTAAGTATATTGCTGGCTCAAACGCTACCACAAATTTTACACATCACTGTTATAGAGTTCACAACTGCACAATCTATTAGTTGAATAAATTAATACATTCTATGTAGAGTCTAGTACCAGAACGCTCTTTAAAACTGGCCGCTACTTCTTTCTAGCAAACGTGTAGCCCGTGTTCCACaccaaatcaacttttgtcTTCTCCAAATCCCAACCTGTTGTATCAACCAATTCCTTCACAAAGTCTgatttaatcaaatcagcatTTCCAGTCTTTTCTCTGTAATTATGGAACCCACTATACGTTTCAATGTAAGCTAGGTACTCTTGCAAAttaattttcaacttcttcaagtCCAAATCTTTGGCATCATCAGCACCAGAGCTCCTTGCTGTAGCTTTGTAAGTGTTGATTGTGATATCAGTGAATAAATCCTGAGGTATATGCGAGTTTACCTCTTCACAAAAgtgtttcaaaatgttcCTTCCCGGCTGTTCCCAGTGTGGCCCAATCAAGTTGGGATCATTATAAGCAAACTTCAAGTAGACCTCATAGgctttttccaaaatgtCATCTTTATTACTATGTGATGGCCctgaaaaatcaacaatcattGGATCGATATAGTAAAAATATGCCAATGTACCTCCAGACTTTAACAATTTGGCACTACTTTGGAAAAAACTGTCATAGTCTTGAAACCAATGGATACATTGTGCAGCAGTAATCAAGTCTATTGAATCAGCTTCGACGCCATTTTGATCATTGACAAAACTTTCAGCTGACCCAAATTTAAACGTTATTCTTGAGTCTGAGGGATCAATGCCCATTTCTTTTAATCGTTGGGTGATTAATGAATTGGCGGTATCAATCATTGGGGGCGACAAGTCTAATCCAATTACAAAACGaacaaaattcaatagTGGGTAAGTAGCAACGCCTGTACCGCAacccaaatcaattgcCTTGGCTATTGGCAAATCATGTTGGCGTTGCCCCTTTTGAACGTATTGACTCAAAATCTTGTAAAAAGAGGGTGGATAATGTGGACGAAACGAGTTGTAATTTAATGTCTTGAAGtttgactttgaaaaagctGACATTGCTTAGTATGCTTCACGTTGGAAGATATATGAGGCAAAGAATTGTGATAGATGATATTCAATGGATATTTATACAATTTGAGAAGTGTTGTTAGGCACCACTTTGTGGGGGAGTTCCTGGGTACAAACTCCAATTTTTTGCGGAGTTTATATTTTTATGCGGATTTCGGGACCGAATGTAAGAAAGGAGTAATGTGCAATTACACAATCCTTTGCTCATCAGAATCTTCGCTTTTGAAGATAGAAACAACTTTAGATTTATACAAGTGGGATAAACTTTAGTTTGGAGCTTTCTGAGTGcgatgttgaagatgataaagGCAAAATTTTTAGTGCAGCTGTAAGAAATGTGAGCATTTGGGAGTTTAGGCCCTCTGCAGTGCTAAATAGACAACCGAATCATAACACCCGCAAGTGATGCCAAGATCTGAAACAAGAAAGTAGTTATGTTGTAGACAACCTTCTCAATTAGATCTTCACATTGGGAAACAAAACTAAAAAGGAGATTCTGAAAAGAACGCGTAGATCGATATCTTGTAAACTAGGTCCAAATTATGTCTCATAGTTGACAAACTAACATGCACAATGTTGAAGACATAATATCAGATTCGGAAGACGAGATTACAACGTTTTTGGAACCGTTCGAACAAAAGAGTCTTCCCAATGGTCTGGCCTCCATAGTACGAGGAGAAACGACCTCGAAAGACTCAAGTTTAGCTGCCGATGAGGAGAATGAGGACACCATAGGATCCGAGAAATTGTACTTCCACATGACCCAAATGCAATCGATACATGAAAGTGTTACTGATTTAGAAAAAGAATCCgagttgcaaaagaaatcTATATTGTCGTTGAGATCACTACGATGTGACTCCAGTGACCAAATAGATGACTACAAAGCCCCCGAACCAGCAAGGAAAAGAGGCAGGcgaaaaacaacaactggAGGCAAAACTAGGAAGAAAAACCAATCGATGAGCAACCTGGTTCGTGAGGTTTTTGAGTCAGATAAGAGCAAGTACTTTATTGCCAAGCAGAGTCGTATTGACGAATTTTGTTGCCGATCAAACAACAGCAACGTGTCAAGAACTTTACAAAATCGACGACTTGAGCAATTAGGTGAGAAGCAACTTCTTTCGTCTGAtgattggttgaaaatCTTACAAAGCATCAGAATCAATTTCCCACAGTCCTCGTGTATAACAAACATAGATACGCACGAGAGAATCGAATATAGGACACTCTGGGATGAAGCGAGTTCAAATGTTACATTAaacaatgaagaaataaaaGTTTTATATAATAAATAATCGGGTGTTTCACTATTGTGAACGGTAGTTGTGGAAGTTATTGAACAACTGGTTgttgtcaaattcaacgTTGCCTGCATTGGACAATTCCAAGTAGGGGCCAAATCCAAGTGAACCATCAGTAACAAACTCATTGATATGCATTGGATCATGAACATTGATACTAAATGgatcaaatttcaatagCGATTCAAGGTCGTCGAGGTTACCATATAGGTCAGTTTCTTGATTTGCTTGCGAGTTGATCGTGGTTTCAGCACCTGCCTTATATCTAGGATCCTCATATGCAAATTCGGCATTTTGCTGCTGCTTGAGGGTTGAAACGAACGGAGTGTAAGGCTTACCAGCTACAAATTTGGGTTCTCTTTCGACTGCAGtcttttgaattggaatcGACGAagtttttttctttaaattgTCAGTgaacttgttcaaattgattccaaGAATACTCATGATTGACAATTCCAACAATCTAACAGAATTCCTATTCAAGCAATCCGGAGTTTCATATTTTGCATCATTTGCTATTCCAGCCACTGAATCAAGTAAAAGCTGCTTCAGGTTATTGTATAACGGACCACCCTTTATATAATCTAAAGTCCCCTTAGCTACCAACATTGTAAGCAAAGACTGCTCTCTCGCGATATTGATTGGTATTGGCAACACCGACGAATTAGAGGATGTGGATGATGATCTTATAACCTGCAAAATTTGACTTGACGATTGCTGTACCAAGCTCATGGTGGAAACAATGGTGGTAGTATCACTTTCTCCTTTAGTTAATTGGTCCTTCTGTGACAACCCAACATTGTGATGGTTACCATACTTGGATATAATAGGCAagtaaatcaaaattttagCATGATAGTATAAATATATTAATGTCAATTGCTGAGTACTGCAATTCTCCCAGATGCTTCCTTGGTAATACTTTGTCTCCGTTGTGGACAACGACAATCCActaacatcaacatcaaatttcaaatcaaccGGCAATTCCCGACGCCAACAATCCAACATTCGGTCTTTGTGCAATGCTTTCCTATAAGCATCTTCACCATTGTCAAACCTCgaataaattgaatccaaaaTGCTAGCTAAAACCTTACAAAACAACATCACGCTTAAAgccatttttgaaacctTACCAACAATGGTCAATTCAGTATTGTTGACAATCAAGATATTaacattatcatcatcttcgCTATTTTCCAGATCTCCCTCATTCCCTTTTCCAGAAAATGGCATTGcacattcaatttcatagTCTTTCATCAATCTCGGTACCCCCAAGTTTAGTGAGCAATATGTATCGAGGCAGTAAATACACCAGAATAAAATACGTCTTTCACCTTGcataaaattttgtgaGCTCAAATTACTTTTGCCGTTAACATCCAAACCCAATATGGCTGCTGGACATCTGTGTAGCCTCAACTGTTGAGCCATGCTAATAACCCTTCCTCTTAAGTCATAACAAGTGGAGATGTCTCCTATTGCTAAGCAGTACTGAAGTGCTAAGGACAACACTTGTAAGGACTGTATAGAACAATGTTTAgtaatcaaacaatttggtttAATAAATTCATGAATCAACATATCATAGtgtttcatcaaaataaCGTAATTCTGCCCATTATCCAGTTTGAGGTAGACATTTTTACTAGATAGAAGTCCCATACTTAAtaacaacaccatcaaagcaccaaatttttcaatcagTTCAGGAAAAGGTCCATCATCCTCAGGTGATACAGAACCAGTCTCCACAATTTGCATGACTTTCacataatttttcaaaaacataGCTTTGTCTAAAATTGGCATGACATTCCCCCATTGCTGAAAATACACTGTCATCAATTGGTCAATATCCAATCGAGAAACTGGAAAGTGTACGATATTACGTAAAAACATAACTGCCTCATCTTGATTTAGTTTCATAACATCGTCACGGCTCATCAAAAGACTGAATAATCGGTCATGGATCCCCTGACCAAATGGTGACTTATGCGTCGTGTTTTCTTTCAAAGTCGCCAACGCGTTCGCCGTCAAAATTGCTGGCTTGGAATCATAGCCATAAGCCTGACAAATCCTTGCCAATAGTGTTGGAACACAAAGTGTTTCTTCAGTACTCCTTGGTAAAGAAGTGGCAACTAATGAGGTCAACATTCTTTGCTTACTTGTTTCACTCTGTTGCTcttgctgctgttgttgttgttgctcaTGCAACCTTTTTCTATGCATTTGGGCAATTGCTGTAGCTGCAGCGAACGCACCTGGTGCAGGGGTTGAGTCACGATTAGTTGAATTGGACGCAAAATGCAGTCTACCTCGTGGAACAGGTGTGCACGGAACTTCATCCAAACTTAACAAGCTGTTTGTATCAAAGTCTTCATCATCGCTGAGTTTGACGGAGCTTGCGACAGAAATTTGTGGCGCTTCATACAACGACCCCGCAACTGACACTGGTCGCTCATGAACTGCATGAGAATGGTCACAGCCACAAGAGCAACCATTTGCATCATGCAGATGAAGATGCATCTGATTCTCTTGATCTAGCAAGTTCAAGTTTGAAGTTGTAATCTTATGATCCTGGCTTGAGTCTGTGCCAGACTTAGACTCATTCAAACTTGTATTGCTTTTTGCACCTCCCAACAACTCTAGTTGTTCATCTCGCATATCCAAAATACCAACcaactttttgatttccGCTTCAAGGTGTCTGACTCTTTCCTCTAAAGTTTCGGTGTATCCCTTGGGAAATGCCTTTCTGCTTAATTTGTCAGAAACTATGCATTTTAACCCCACAGCTGAGCAGGTTGAACAAGGATCTCCGCCATCACATTTTGTCTTCTTTGCTCGACACCGATCACAAGCTTGGGCAACACGGTCAGATCTAGACCCAGGAGCTCGTATGGTCTTCAAGTTAGTTCGTGCACCTCCTTTCTTTGACGGCTTTTGTTTCTTATCAGTTTGTTCTCCATTTTCGGGTTCTGGAGTATATGGCTCTACCGCTTGTGGTAGCGGATATTCCCGTTTGATAGTTTGTATCGACATATTTTGGGCAAGTATAGGCGAAATACAGTAGATGGGTATTCAATGTCGATATGTATAAATGAGTTGACTTTCAGGTTCATAAAGTAATTTCTTGAATATGACTAACTCTCGTGTGAAAAAAGTCGCGCCTGTTTCGGCGGAAAAATCgaaaaatggaaaaagaaaatttgaGACCTGTCAGAATTTTGATGCAAGACACAACAATCAGATACCGGGGGAAGTTGAATTAATTTATTTCTAACGTTTTGAGCTACAAATTggttattgttttgttggaaaaaaaaCTGAAGTAAAGTTCCCTACAAGCGATCTGGG is from Candida orthopsilosis Co 90-125, chromosome 1 draft sequence and encodes:
- a CDS encoding Ldb19 protein (S. cerevisiae homolog LDB19 has ubiquitin ligase binding, has role in ubiquitin-dependent endocytosis and localizes to clathrin-coated vesicle, cytoplasm), whose protein sequence is MTLLSKVFNNSSERSSSSLTSSHSRKLTPTSSRRSSSALSPMNSAASYSSSIAPTRTNTGRSAKSSSFPSTSPAYTLSIALESPPIILYGSPSESTGFIISGLLRLITTSEIELERVTLTLRQTMRYTKPFLIPNSSTIANCEECTNKTEELARWDVLTSHFKFAPGNHAYPFSHLLPGSLPPTSKLGSSSSHSFIKYDLIAEVVATDTVQDKRLVLPINISRSTLRGPDRNSLRVFPPTEVTASAVLPNVVYPKSTFPIELKLDNLVSASQQRRWRMRKLVWRIEENIKVKAHVCQKHAGKLDSLEKSYKKSPQKIEKPSGMHHSTVQTNVAFIYSPSTQSSNEPVLLENGLPDSVPIDDGTHDIEETVRTAPSNVHQSFLEDFGDASANVGPVENSAGSALTPQQSNRPTDAEKHLYMEETRTINYGEFKSGWKSDFSGRGRIEMVANVSANRLSTGSNNHITKVSTDDKVLADNDFKNGANISCDIDDPTLGVFVTHTLIVEVVVAEELVHHVDRRNPNNLHPTSSRDSVNLRRRSSSSSAPSNQSPNLAPTASNTAVKNNQLTGVPTGAARVLRMQFKLPITERSGLGIAWDDEVPPTYEDVRTLSPPNYQDQSVNITPTLGASSVQERSTPNVLYGRGETPIVGSFGLQGQNQQSLDGMMDNMQELSI
- a CDS encoding Arp6 protein (S. cerevisiae homolog ARP6 has nucleosome binding, has role in histone exchange and localizes to complex, cytoplasm), which encodes MSKQYLVVDNGAYKIKAGFNSADNPTPTKVLNAITRTRDGVIHIGNQFKTHSKDYSGMQIKRPFEQGNLTSWETEKPIWDYTLDQMSKTEIDPSNVHLTLTETPFQLPQLSSNTDQIVFEEYEFGEYFRCIPASLVPFGVDESVISSDFTLVIDSGFNATWIVPVIYKKVHWEGVRKLPIGGSLLNGMLREVISFRHYDMSDDPILINTIKESTCFLAKNFNEVLKNKQQYKCEFVLPDFKTTTTGFVKTRETKVAPDAQLLTLYDERFTIPESFYHPEIMFDLNEATASSSVLQSAPIKNLTDLVVSSIIACPEITRPLLSANICLSGGTTNLLNFKARLETELTKELPQRWHVRVHDDYQGIPKDELSWYGGINLSNDDVLEKISISKKEYFEHGSNWCQKQFGFKNV
- a CDS encoding Cat8 predicted zinc-cluster protein, whose amino-acid sequence is MSIQTIKREYPLPQAVEPYTPEPENGEQTDKKQKPSKKGGARTNLKTIRAPGSRSDRVAQACDRCRAKKTKCDGGDPCSTCSAVGLKCIVSDKLSRKAFPKGYTETLEERVRHLEAEIKKLVGILDMRDEQLELLGGAKSNTSLNESKSGTDSSQDHKITTSNLNLLDQENQMHLHSHDANGCSCGCDHSHAVHERPVSVAGSLYEAPQISVASSVKLSDDEDFDTNSLLSLDEVPCTPVPRGRSHFASNSTNRDSTPAPGAFAAATAIAQMHRKRLHEQQQQQQQEQQSETSKQRMLTSLVATSLPRSTEETLCVPTLLARICQAYGYDSKPAILTANALATLKENTTHKSPFGQGIHDRLFSLLMSRDDVMKLNQDEAVMFLRNIVHFPVSRLDIDQLMTVYFQQWGNVMPILDKAMFLKNYVKVMQIVETGSVSPEDDGPFPESIEKFGALMVLLLSMGLLSSKNVYLKSDNGQNYVILMKHYDMLIHEFIKPNCLITKHCSIQSLQVLSLALQYCLAIGDISTCYDLRGRVISMAQQLRLHRCPAAILGLDVNGKSNLSSQNFMQGERRILFWCIYCLDTYCSLNLGVPRLMKDYEIECAMPFSGKGNEGDSENSEDDDNVNILIVNNTELTIVGKVSKMALSVMLFCKVLASILDSIYSRFDNGEDAYRKALHKDRMLDCWRRELPVDLKFDVDVSGLSLSTTETKYYQGSIWENCSTQQLTLIYLYYHAKILIYLPIISKYGNHHNVGLSQKDQLTKGESDTTTIVSTMSLVQQSSSQILQVIRSSSTSSNSSVLPIPINIAREQSLLTMLVAKGTLDYIKGGPLYNNSKQLLLDSVAGIANDAKYETPDCLNRNSVRLLELSIMSILGINLNKFTDNLKKKTSSIPIQKTAVEREPKFVAGKPYTPFVSTLKQQQNAEFAYEDPRYKAGAETTINSQANQETDLYGNLDDLESLLKFDPFSINVHDPMHINEFVTDGSLGFGPYLELSNAGNVEFDNNQLFNNFHNYRSQ